A DNA window from Rhizobium sp. NXC14 contains the following coding sequences:
- a CDS encoding undecaprenyl-diphosphate phosphatase — MDYINAAILGVVEGITEFLPISSTGHLIIAEQWLGHRSDMFNIVIQAGAILAVTIIYWRRLLDLVLGWREPENRDYAAKLIVAFLITAILGLVVKKLGFELPETATPIAWALIIGGIWMIFAEWAAARRPPHKKITWLVAILVGIAQIVAGVFPGTSRSGATIFVALLAGTGNRAAATEFAFLVGIPTMYAASGYELLKTFKDGGAAGEDWTALAIAFVVSTIVAFIAVKWLLAYIRSNRFTLFAIYRIILGVLLLGMAATGLIA; from the coding sequence ATGGACTATATCAATGCCGCCATTCTCGGTGTCGTAGAGGGGATCACCGAGTTTCTGCCGATCTCGAGCACCGGCCATCTCATCATTGCAGAGCAATGGCTCGGCCATCGGTCGGACATGTTCAATATCGTCATTCAGGCGGGCGCCATCCTCGCCGTCACCATTATCTACTGGCGCCGTCTGCTGGATCTGGTGCTCGGCTGGCGCGAGCCTGAGAATCGGGACTATGCCGCCAAGCTGATCGTCGCATTTCTCATCACCGCAATTCTCGGCCTCGTCGTCAAGAAGCTCGGCTTCGAACTGCCGGAGACGGCGACGCCGATCGCCTGGGCGCTCATCATCGGCGGCATCTGGATGATCTTTGCCGAATGGGCCGCCGCGCGCCGGCCGCCGCATAAAAAGATCACCTGGCTCGTCGCCATCCTGGTCGGCATCGCCCAGATCGTTGCCGGCGTCTTTCCGGGCACGTCACGCTCCGGCGCCACCATTTTCGTCGCCCTGCTGGCCGGCACCGGCAATCGCGCCGCGGCAACCGAATTTGCCTTTCTCGTCGGTATTCCCACAATGTATGCCGCAAGCGGCTATGAACTGCTGAAGACCTTCAAGGACGGCGGCGCGGCAGGTGAAGACTGGACGGCGCTCGCCATCGCCTTCGTGGTCTCCACGATCGTCGCCTTCATCGCCGTCAAATGGCTGCTCGCCTATATAAGGAGCAACCGCTTCACGCTGTTTGCCATCTACCGCATCATTCTCGGTGTCTTGCTGCTCGGCATGGCCGCGACCGGCTTGATCGCCTGA
- a CDS encoding complex I NDUFA9 subunit family protein — MTLANLPPLVTVFGGSGFVGRHVVRALAKRGYRIRVAVRRPDLAGFLQPLGNVGQISFVQANLRYRNSIDRAVEGASHVVNCVGILHQTGRNTFDAVQEFGGRAVAEAARNAGATLTHISAIGANANSDSDYGRTKGRAEAAILSIKPDAVIFRPSIVFGPEDSFFNKFANMARMSPVLPLVGGGKTKFQPVYVEDVAEAVARAVDGKVAGGKIYELGGPEVLSFRECLETMLKVTNRKNPLVSLPFGLASLIGSIASLIPFVTPPITPDQVRLLKRDNVVSAEAEAEGRTLKGLGITPTMPASVLGSYLVQYRPHGQYTGSGKAA; from the coding sequence ATGACCCTTGCCAACCTGCCGCCGCTCGTCACCGTGTTCGGAGGCTCCGGCTTCGTGGGCAGACACGTGGTGCGGGCGCTCGCCAAGCGCGGCTATCGCATCCGCGTCGCTGTGCGCCGGCCCGATCTCGCCGGCTTCCTGCAGCCGCTCGGCAATGTCGGCCAGATTTCCTTCGTGCAGGCGAACCTGCGCTATCGCAACTCGATCGACCGTGCCGTCGAGGGAGCAAGCCACGTCGTCAATTGCGTCGGAATTCTGCACCAGACCGGCCGCAACACCTTCGACGCGGTGCAGGAATTCGGCGGACGCGCGGTTGCCGAAGCGGCGCGCAATGCCGGCGCGACCCTCACCCATATTTCGGCCATCGGCGCCAACGCCAATTCCGATTCGGATTATGGCCGCACCAAAGGCCGCGCGGAAGCGGCTATTCTCTCCATCAAGCCCGATGCGGTGATCTTCCGTCCGTCGATCGTCTTCGGACCGGAGGATAGCTTTTTCAACAAGTTTGCCAACATGGCCCGCATGTCGCCTGTCCTGCCGCTGGTCGGCGGCGGCAAGACAAAATTCCAGCCTGTTTATGTCGAGGACGTCGCCGAGGCGGTCGCCCGCGCCGTCGATGGCAAGGTTGCCGGCGGCAAGATCTATGAGCTCGGCGGGCCCGAGGTGCTGAGCTTCCGCGAATGTCTCGAGACGATGCTGAAGGTGACGAACCGCAAGAACCCGCTGGTGTCCCTGCCCTTCGGCCTGGCTTCGCTGATCGGCAGCATCGCCTCGCTGATCCCCTTCGTGACGCCGCCGATCACGCCCGACCAGGTGCGCCTGCTCAAGCGCGACAACGTCGTATCCGCAGAAGCCGAGGCGGAAGGCCGCACATTGAAGGGACTTGGCATCACGCCGACCATGCCGGCATCGGTGCTCGGCTCCTATCTCGTGCAGTACCGTCCGCACGGCCAGTATACCGGCTCCGGCAAGGCTGCCTGA
- a CDS encoding DUF1330 domain-containing protein has product MAKAYWIARVDVRNAERYKDYVAAAKPAFEKYGANFLARGGAITELEGKARARNVVIEFPSMQHAVDCYNSPEYQIAAKIRHEVADAEMVVVEGV; this is encoded by the coding sequence ATGGCCAAGGCATATTGGATCGCCCGCGTCGACGTTCGTAACGCCGAGCGCTACAAGGATTACGTGGCGGCGGCCAAACCGGCTTTCGAAAAATATGGCGCAAACTTCCTTGCGCGTGGCGGCGCCATCACCGAGCTCGAAGGCAAGGCGCGCGCCCGCAACGTCGTGATCGAATTCCCGTCGATGCAGCATGCGGTGGATTGCTATAACTCACCGGAATACCAGATCGCCGCGAAAATCCGCCACGAAGTGGCGGATGCGGAAATGGTCGTCGTCGAAGGCGTCTAA
- the pyrF gene encoding orotidine-5'-phosphate decarboxylase encodes MDARERLIVGLDVPTIGEAERLVSGLGDDILFYKIGYQLVFAGGLEFARDLAASGKKIFLDMKLLDIDNTVASGVENIAKMGMSMLTLHAYPKAMRAAVEAAAGSGLCLLGVTVLTSMDSEDLAEAGYSQDPHSLVLSRAGQARAAGMGGIVCSAAEAAEVREVVGPDMAIVTPGIRPTGSDKGDQKRVMTPFDALKAGSTHLVVGRPIVKAPDPKEAARGLLNEMVSALWPANR; translated from the coding sequence ATGGACGCACGCGAGCGGTTGATCGTCGGCTTGGATGTTCCAACGATCGGCGAGGCGGAAAGACTGGTTTCCGGGCTCGGCGACGACATTCTCTTTTATAAGATCGGCTACCAGCTGGTCTTTGCCGGCGGCCTCGAATTCGCCCGCGACCTTGCCGCAAGCGGCAAGAAGATCTTTCTCGACATGAAGCTGCTCGACATCGACAACACCGTCGCGTCAGGTGTCGAGAATATCGCCAAGATGGGCATGTCGATGCTGACGCTGCATGCCTATCCGAAGGCGATGAGGGCGGCGGTGGAGGCCGCTGCCGGCTCCGGCCTCTGCCTGCTCGGCGTCACCGTGCTGACCTCGATGGATTCCGAGGACCTTGCCGAGGCCGGTTATAGCCAGGACCCGCACAGCCTGGTACTCAGCCGCGCCGGACAGGCCCGCGCCGCCGGCATGGGCGGCATCGTCTGCTCGGCGGCGGAGGCGGCCGAGGTGCGGGAGGTCGTCGGTCCCGACATGGCGATCGTCACCCCCGGCATTCGCCCGACCGGTAGCGACAAGGGCGACCAGAAGCGGGTGATGACACCTTTCGACGCGCTGAAAGCGGGATCAACCCATCTCGTCGTCGGCCGGCCGATCGTCAAAGCGCCCGATCCGAAAGAGGCGGCCCGCGGCCTCCTAAACGAGATGGTGAGCGCGCTCTGGCCGGCAAACCGCTGA
- a CDS encoding histidine phosphatase family protein — translation MFGLYITHPQVKIDANVPVPKWGLSDVGAVRARKAAESGWAKRLTRIVSSDETKAIETAEILAAASGISIEIVHGMHENDRSATGFLPPPQFEEAANWFFAHPEKSFQGWERAADAQARIVAAVKAVLATHDPAAPIAFVGHGGVGTLLKCHLAGRPIARDRDQPVGGGNLYAFGLADLGLTCDWTPIEDWRG, via the coding sequence GTTCCCGTGCCCAAATGGGGCCTTTCCGATGTCGGGGCTGTGCGCGCCCGCAAAGCTGCCGAGAGCGGCTGGGCCAAACGGCTAACCCGCATCGTCTCCAGCGACGAGACGAAGGCGATCGAGACCGCCGAAATTCTGGCGGCCGCCTCCGGTATCAGCATCGAGATCGTGCATGGCATGCACGAGAACGACCGGTCGGCGACCGGCTTCCTGCCGCCGCCGCAATTCGAAGAGGCGGCCAACTGGTTCTTTGCCCATCCGGAAAAAAGCTTCCAAGGCTGGGAGCGCGCCGCCGACGCGCAGGCCCGCATCGTCGCGGCGGTCAAGGCCGTTCTCGCCACGCATGATCCGGCCGCACCGATCGCCTTCGTCGGTCATGGCGGCGTCGGCACGCTGCTCAAATGCCATCTGGCGGGGCGGCCGATTGCCCGCGACCGCGACCAGCCGGTGGGCGGCGGCAATCTCTATGCTTTCGGCCTTGCGGATCTCGGCCTAACATGCGACTGGACGCCCATCGAAGACTGGCGGGGGTGA